Proteins found in one Agaribacterium sp. ZY112 genomic segment:
- a CDS encoding putative bifunctional diguanylate cyclase/phosphodiesterase: MSTPFSSELSQLLENYQLQAAELSQDIKAVLSELDQKLLAHNSSPTQKSSEAFDELKHAHGAALVHFDKHVIDISDSARKLLLGGERPPTEQSSAPLTLNDLGLSQLDDACKQAQYMHGHHELHIDTRRHDGKPLWLKLELEQAADKSWFLLITDETELKLTQARLKYLSTHDELTGLANKNRFIQRSENALSRRSRDRFYRFAILIINFQPKAEEAERHSLHLNDHFLVEIGKRLHRCLRPQDMAAHLSTDDFAILVDDCATEENLQSYIAELEEALDKPMELDGEIAACSPTIGGVLVDSQYQTAEQILQDADSALIFAKKQNHRFYLFDLQLLNENKHISDVETRLRIALKQEHLELHYQPIVNLTSWRTVHLEALLRWNMSKTHTILPAEFINHANKSSVIHSLGQWVVDTACKQLATWQKQVSPLIGMSINISSRQFSSKQLIKDLESSLTAHPLQPDSLKLELAEISLLQEDNKHIEQLNEIRKLNCELLIDDFGCGFSSMNHLHQLPLSTVKIDRSLIAALNSLEDSNAIVKAIIHLAHNLGLSVIAEGVETKGQLESLLAMGCDMAQGFLFSEAKNSENTAELLHKDWQEHVQKKEDDELDRSPPTILTSWLKRRAS; encoded by the coding sequence ATGAGCACACCTTTCAGCTCAGAGCTAAGTCAACTGCTTGAAAACTACCAACTGCAAGCGGCTGAACTAAGCCAAGACATCAAAGCCGTACTTAGTGAGTTAGACCAAAAGCTGCTGGCCCATAACAGCAGCCCTACCCAAAAGAGCAGTGAAGCTTTTGATGAGCTTAAGCACGCTCACGGTGCCGCACTTGTACACTTTGATAAGCACGTGATTGACATCAGTGACTCAGCTCGAAAACTACTATTAGGTGGCGAGCGCCCCCCAACAGAGCAAAGCTCGGCTCCGCTGACCTTAAACGACCTTGGTTTAAGTCAATTAGACGATGCCTGTAAACAAGCTCAATATATGCATGGCCATCACGAGCTGCACATAGATACTAGGCGCCACGATGGCAAGCCTCTTTGGCTAAAGCTAGAACTAGAGCAAGCTGCAGACAAGAGCTGGTTTCTTCTAATTACCGATGAAACTGAACTCAAGCTTACCCAAGCTCGGCTTAAATACCTCAGTACACACGATGAGCTCACCGGCCTTGCCAATAAAAATCGTTTTATCCAGCGCAGTGAAAATGCCTTATCACGCAGAAGTCGCGACCGCTTTTATCGCTTTGCGATACTGATCATTAATTTTCAGCCAAAAGCAGAAGAAGCAGAACGTCACAGCCTCCATCTCAATGATCACTTTTTGGTTGAAATAGGAAAACGCCTACATCGATGCTTACGTCCTCAAGATATGGCAGCCCATTTAAGTACCGATGACTTTGCGATTCTGGTAGATGACTGCGCAACAGAAGAAAACCTGCAAAGTTATATTGCTGAACTTGAAGAAGCACTAGACAAGCCAATGGAGCTTGATGGAGAAATAGCTGCCTGCTCGCCGACCATTGGTGGTGTGTTAGTTGATAGCCAATACCAAACAGCAGAACAAATCTTACAAGATGCAGACAGCGCCCTGATCTTTGCCAAAAAACAAAACCATCGCTTCTACCTTTTTGATCTGCAACTGCTCAACGAAAACAAGCACATTAGCGACGTTGAAACCCGCCTACGGATTGCACTCAAACAAGAACATTTAGAGTTGCACTACCAGCCCATCGTCAATCTAACTAGCTGGCGAACCGTGCACCTAGAAGCATTATTACGCTGGAATATGAGCAAAACACATACGATTTTACCTGCTGAATTTATCAACCATGCCAATAAAAGCTCAGTCATTCACAGCTTAGGACAATGGGTTGTCGACACGGCCTGCAAGCAACTAGCTACCTGGCAAAAGCAAGTCAGCCCCTTAATAGGCATGTCGATTAATATCTCAAGCCGTCAATTTTCATCTAAACAGTTAATTAAAGACTTAGAAAGCAGCTTAACAGCCCACCCTTTACAGCCAGATAGTCTCAAGCTTGAATTGGCTGAAATCAGCCTACTGCAAGAAGACAACAAGCATATAGAACAACTGAATGAAATACGTAAATTAAACTGCGAGTTGTTAATCGATGACTTTGGCTGTGGTTTCAGTTCGATGAACCACTTACACCAACTGCCCTTAAGCACGGTTAAGATAGATCGCAGCTTAATAGCGGCACTCAATAGCCTTGAAGACAGCAACGCCATTGTTAAGGCTATTATCCATCTTGCCCACAACTTAGGTTTAAGCGTGATAGCCGAAGGTGTAGAAACCAAAGGGCAGCTTGAGAGCCTACTAGCGATGGGCTGTGATATGGCTCAGGGCTTTTTGTTTTCAGAAGCCAAAAACAGTGAAAACACAGCCGAGCTCTTGCATAAAGACTGGCAGGAACATGTGCAGAAAAAAGAAGACGACGAATTAGACCGATCGCCACCAACTATATTAACCAGCTGGCTGAAACGCAGGGCCAGTTAA
- a CDS encoding Ig-like domain-containing protein: MKKINRLAALVSAAAVGGVAMSSATANTVQVDINLDMKHEVRGESNFDREKHITVHANLSEPDWNGEASAMNYLLNDLDVYLGRDNGQASWITRSVPQDLENPNQMDMAEAEPFGTWYKEELYDNLDADKRSYESRIGEMIMGGNPHAVMPSYCFYETECLFGDDANGKFILQDHAVAAEWIGRYLDNFFRKPGETSGPILPKYWEVVNEPDMEMNNEGHFPFMVNSWENLFEYHSLVAKEIRNRLGEDAPLVGGMTWGLHDLGGGDFWRRATDPDWFHRYVGTSEGDEAYKAMVHSWIDSSKYWSWNSDIWGDFALWDIVWKGFMDAAGADMDFYSIHLYDWVAAGTEDPFTSPTNAPIAYRYGGPTEAVFEMVEWYQQHKFGEPKPWVVSEYGAIVSNERFGMDYTFGDWKHVETFNRMFLQILKRPDMVEKSMPFAPVKATWGYTADADGNPLRYEPSLMQTDDVDYMSSEAEWYFSDKIQWYELWSDVKGTRIDTASTDPDIQVDAYVDGNHAYLILNNMEWETSTVDLNTFGLNGNSIKGVSMKHSYLGRGLSATEPGRGVMAEAQLASLPETLTIPAGSTIIIDVEYNNPVVINQLNNERKYYGESLSGAGTEDGAVHRTGQMSGPITAHVNGVDIPEEGEAVVRVTGRFVGTAMVIHGHFHEFTINGHEILPEVEVREIDGEEKSVFDFIGMDYANTHHSYLRTFDIPVPIEYLKTNNEITVGVQQGGIYANVNIVVWEASRDLARTSEAKCDPCVDVNSVSLPSTGVTVGEQYSIALNPVVLPENASDKTMTWTSSDLTVAAVDPHGIVTGVGAGTATITGQTNNGGKTVEARVSVTKVAPRAVRLIPGSSEMFVRGSLQLSADVQPFKASNKAVTWASLNHAVATVDAAGLVTAHAPGQVTITATTAEGNKVGNATIDVVTVAVEDMVIAPEFAIVPMTENFQLDAIISPSNASNIKVDWSSNNQTVATVDESGLVSALAVGRAIITGISDDGGYIGDAEIQVVSVDSDPFYVEAESFVATGGETDGFLIDAEKGLINYNQTGDWADYNVDFATPGYYQFSLFAGTPNDATGVEVFVGDTSMGARGLPNTGDYDGMQEVVVSNALYVASAGTHAVRILSVGSAGAWQWNADKIGFRLLLESDGSAPSPSPSPSTPASPLPSPSVSPSPSPSPSVSPSPSPSPSASPLPSPSPSQSPIGGGDVVVVELENFIGTDRNGAAVGGDTVNGFNSNGSSINWNTSGDYADYSVSFTQSGTYNIILDVASPMTGELGVAVSLNGAQIAASSLSATGDWEDYEAQTVATNVSVEAGTYTLRVQSQGASAWQWNADKLRFNLVEASGGPSPSPSASPSASPSPSPEPSDQPSSNPGQPIVVEGENFVQTGGAQGGFTTRTFWGTTTFADHILTGGWADYTVSFAADGVYDLSFIASTNEGSDSSAKIYIDGVSVAEAAITGENLNVFTEHAVASGLAISAGEHTIRVEAIGSTLKWHWFFDKMTFTAQ; this comes from the coding sequence ATGAAAAAAATTAACAGGCTGGCAGCGTTAGTGAGCGCTGCGGCGGTAGGGGGAGTGGCGATGTCGTCTGCTACCGCCAATACTGTTCAGGTCGACATTAATCTAGATATGAAACACGAGGTTCGAGGTGAGTCGAACTTTGATCGAGAGAAACACATCACCGTACATGCCAATTTGAGTGAGCCAGATTGGAACGGTGAAGCATCGGCTATGAATTACTTATTGAATGACCTTGACGTGTACCTTGGTCGTGATAATGGTCAGGCTTCCTGGATAACACGCTCTGTACCTCAGGATTTAGAGAACCCAAATCAAATGGACATGGCTGAAGCCGAGCCATTTGGTACATGGTACAAAGAAGAGCTTTATGACAATCTTGATGCGGATAAACGCTCCTATGAGTCGCGCATTGGCGAGATGATCATGGGCGGCAACCCACATGCCGTGATGCCAAGTTATTGTTTTTATGAAACTGAGTGCTTATTTGGTGATGACGCCAATGGCAAGTTCATATTGCAGGATCATGCGGTAGCCGCTGAATGGATCGGTCGTTACCTTGATAATTTCTTTCGTAAACCTGGCGAGACGAGCGGTCCTATCCTTCCTAAATATTGGGAAGTGGTTAATGAACCTGATATGGAAATGAATAACGAAGGTCATTTTCCTTTTATGGTCAACTCGTGGGAAAACCTATTTGAGTATCACTCTTTGGTGGCTAAAGAAATACGCAACCGCTTGGGTGAAGATGCGCCATTAGTTGGTGGTATGACTTGGGGCCTGCATGATTTGGGCGGCGGTGACTTTTGGCGTCGCGCGACGGATCCAGATTGGTTCCATCGTTACGTAGGGACAAGTGAAGGTGACGAAGCATATAAAGCTATGGTTCATAGCTGGATTGATTCGTCTAAGTACTGGAGCTGGAACAGCGATATCTGGGGTGATTTTGCCCTGTGGGATATTGTCTGGAAGGGTTTTATGGATGCGGCAGGTGCCGATATGGATTTCTATTCAATCCATTTATATGATTGGGTAGCAGCGGGAACTGAAGATCCTTTTACCTCACCGACTAACGCTCCTATTGCTTATCGATATGGTGGTCCAACAGAAGCCGTATTTGAGATGGTTGAATGGTATCAGCAACATAAATTTGGTGAGCCTAAACCTTGGGTCGTTTCTGAGTACGGAGCTATTGTATCCAATGAACGCTTTGGTATGGATTACACCTTTGGTGACTGGAAGCATGTTGAAACATTTAACCGCATGTTTTTACAAATTCTAAAGCGCCCAGACATGGTTGAAAAATCTATGCCATTTGCGCCGGTTAAAGCAACATGGGGTTATACCGCAGATGCAGATGGAAACCCTCTGCGCTATGAGCCTTCGCTGATGCAAACAGACGATGTGGATTACATGTCTTCTGAAGCCGAATGGTACTTCTCAGATAAAATCCAGTGGTATGAACTGTGGTCTGATGTAAAGGGTACTCGTATTGATACCGCCTCGACGGATCCTGATATTCAGGTTGATGCTTATGTTGATGGTAATCATGCCTACCTTATTTTAAACAACATGGAGTGGGAAACCTCTACCGTTGATTTAAATACCTTTGGCTTGAACGGTAACAGCATTAAAGGCGTCAGTATGAAGCACTCGTACTTAGGACGAGGTTTAAGTGCGACAGAACCTGGTCGAGGTGTTATGGCTGAAGCGCAACTAGCATCACTGCCTGAAACACTAACAATTCCTGCTGGTTCAACCATTATTATCGATGTTGAATACAATAACCCTGTTGTGATCAATCAGCTTAATAATGAACGTAAATATTACGGTGAGAGTTTAAGTGGTGCCGGAACAGAAGACGGTGCAGTTCATCGCACAGGTCAAATGAGTGGCCCGATTACCGCACATGTAAATGGTGTGGATATTCCAGAAGAAGGTGAAGCGGTTGTACGTGTAACAGGTCGTTTTGTTGGTACTGCGATGGTTATTCATGGTCACTTCCACGAATTTACTATTAATGGCCACGAGATCCTTCCTGAGGTTGAAGTGCGTGAAATCGACGGCGAAGAAAAAAGTGTGTTTGATTTTATCGGAATGGATTATGCCAATACCCACCACAGCTACTTAAGAACCTTTGATATTCCGGTGCCGATTGAATACTTGAAAACCAATAACGAAATTACGGTGGGTGTTCAGCAAGGTGGCATTTACGCAAACGTAAATATTGTTGTTTGGGAGGCTAGCCGTGATCTAGCGCGTACTAGCGAAGCTAAATGTGATCCATGTGTGGATGTGAATAGCGTTAGCCTACCTTCTACTGGTGTAACGGTCGGTGAGCAATATTCGATTGCCCTTAACCCTGTTGTATTGCCAGAAAATGCTTCAGATAAAACCATGACGTGGACCAGTTCTGACCTAACGGTGGCGGCGGTGGATCCTCACGGTATTGTCACCGGTGTTGGTGCTGGTACAGCGACTATCACAGGCCAGACAAATAATGGCGGGAAAACGGTAGAAGCGCGTGTCAGCGTGACTAAAGTAGCTCCACGTGCAGTGCGTCTTATACCTGGGTCGTCTGAAATGTTTGTGCGAGGTAGTTTACAGTTGAGTGCCGATGTTCAACCGTTTAAGGCTAGTAATAAAGCGGTCACTTGGGCCTCACTTAATCATGCTGTTGCTACAGTGGATGCTGCAGGTTTAGTTACTGCTCATGCTCCTGGGCAAGTGACGATTACAGCTACAACAGCTGAAGGTAATAAAGTTGGCAATGCCACTATTGATGTTGTGACTGTAGCAGTTGAAGATATGGTTATTGCACCTGAGTTTGCCATTGTTCCGATGACGGAAAACTTCCAGCTCGATGCAATTATTTCTCCATCAAATGCCAGTAATATCAAAGTGGACTGGTCATCAAACAACCAAACTGTTGCCACAGTAGATGAAAGTGGTTTGGTGTCAGCTCTAGCAGTGGGGCGTGCCATTATTACTGGTATTTCAGATGATGGTGGTTATATCGGTGACGCAGAAATACAAGTGGTTAGTGTGGATTCTGATCCATTTTATGTTGAAGCTGAGTCATTTGTAGCTACCGGAGGTGAAACAGACGGGTTTTTAATCGATGCAGAAAAGGGCTTGATTAATTATAACCAAACGGGCGATTGGGCTGATTACAATGTTGATTTTGCTACGCCAGGTTATTACCAGTTTTCATTATTTGCCGGTACGCCAAATGACGCTACTGGGGTTGAAGTCTTTGTAGGTGATACCTCTATGGGTGCGCGTGGATTACCTAATACGGGAGACTACGATGGCATGCAAGAGGTGGTTGTCTCTAATGCGCTCTATGTTGCTAGTGCGGGTACCCATGCAGTACGTATTTTAAGCGTGGGTAGTGCCGGTGCTTGGCAATGGAATGCGGATAAAATTGGTTTTCGCCTATTGCTAGAAAGTGATGGTTCAGCACCGAGCCCTAGCCCATCTCCGTCGACTCCAGCTAGTCCTTTGCCTAGCCCAAGTGTAAGTCCTTCACCGAGCCCAAGCCCAAGTGTAAGTCCTTCACCGAGCCCGAGCCCAAGTGCTAGCCCTTTACCTAGCCCTAGCCCCAGCCAGTCTCCAATTGGCGGTGGTGACGTAGTTGTGGTTGAGCTTGAAAACTTCATCGGCACAGATCGCAACGGTGCAGCAGTTGGTGGTGATACTGTGAACGGCTTTAACAGCAATGGTTCTAGCATCAACTGGAATACGTCAGGTGATTACGCTGATTACAGTGTAAGCTTTACTCAGTCAGGTACTTACAACATTATTCTTGATGTTGCATCACCTATGACAGGTGAGCTTGGTGTGGCTGTTAGTCTTAACGGTGCACAAATTGCGGCTTCGAGCCTAAGTGCTACTGGTGATTGGGAAGACTACGAGGCACAAACGGTTGCTACTAACGTAAGTGTAGAGGCTGGTACTTACACATTGCGTGTACAAAGCCAAGGCGCTTCAGCATGGCAGTGGAACGCTGATAAGTTGAGATTCAACCTAGTTGAAGCAAGCGGTGGTCCTTCGCCTAGCCCAAGTGCTAGCCCTAGCGCTTCACCGTCTCCTAGCCCTGAGCCTAGCGATCAACCTAGCAGCAACCCAGGTCAGCCAATTGTTGTCGAAGGCGAGAACTTTGTTCAAACCGGCGGTGCTCAAGGTGGTTTCACTACCCGTACTTTCTGGGGCACCACGACCTTTGCTGATCATATCCTCACGGGTGGCTGGGCTGATTACACGGTTAGCTTTGCAGCTGACGGCGTATACGACCTAAGCTTTATTGCCTCTACTAATGAGGGCTCGGATAGTTCTGCCAAGATCTACATCGATGGTGTTTCAGTAGCCGAAGCAGCAATCACAGGCGAGAACTTAAATGTATTTACTGAGCACGCGGTGGCTAGTGGTCTAGCCATTAGTGCAGGTGAGCACACCATCCGCGTTGAAGCGATAGGTTCTACTCTTAAGTGGCACTGGTTCTTCGATAAAATGACGTTTACCGCGCAATAA
- a CDS encoding bifunctional aconitate hydratase 2/2-methylisocitrate dehydratase, with the protein MSLYIQYLEEIETRKNELGLHPKPIDSADLLSEIIEQIKDEGHEHRADSLNFFIYNTLPGTTSAAGVKAKFLKEIILGEATVAEISADFAFELLSHMKGGPSIEVLLDLVIDGTDAAIAKQAADVLKTQVFLYDADTARLKAAFEKGCPICKDILESYAKAEFFTNLPEIDAKIDVVAFIAGEGDISTDLLSPGNQAHSRADRELHGQCMITPEAQQEIAALQKKHPNAKVMLIAEKGTMGVGSSRMSGVNNVALWAGKQASPYVPFINIAPVVAGTNGISPIFLTTVGVTGGIGLDLKNWVKKTDEAGNVVKDENGDPVLEEAYSVATGTVLTIDTKAKKLYNGDQELVDVASAFTPQKVEFMKAGGSYAVVFGKKLQTLAAETLGVEAPLVYAPAKEISIEGQGLTAVEKIFNRNAVGVASEANLHAGSDVRVKVNIVGSQDTTGPMTAQELEAMAASTISSDVDAGYQSGCHTASVWDKKAQANIPKLMKFMNDFGLITARDPKGDYHAMTDVIHKVLNDLTIDDRAIIIGGDSHTRMSKGVAFGADSGTVGLALATGEATMPIPESVKVTFKGKMASHMDFRDVVHATQAQMLKQFGGENVFQGRIIEVHIGTLLADQAFTFTDWTAEMKAKASICISNDETLIESIELAKSRIQIMIDKGMDNAAKTLAGLIKLADERIAGIKSGEQPALAPDNNAKYHAEVLVDLDQIAEPMIADPDVNNDDVSKRYTHDVIRPVSFYEGRPVDLGFVGSCMVHKGDMQIIAQMLRNLEKQGEITFKAPLVVAPPTYNIVDELKAEGDWAILEKYAGFVFDDANPKGEARTKYDNILYLERPGCNLCMGNQEKAEPGDTVIATSTRLFQGRVVADSAEKKGESLLGSTPLVVLSAILGRFPTIAEYTAAVEGIDLTRFAPPSEELTTEPSAEPVRIVG; encoded by the coding sequence GTGAGTTTATACATTCAATACCTAGAGGAAATCGAGACCCGCAAAAACGAGCTGGGCTTGCATCCAAAACCGATTGATAGCGCAGATCTACTATCTGAAATCATTGAGCAAATTAAGGACGAAGGCCACGAGCACCGCGCCGATTCCCTTAATTTCTTCATTTACAACACCCTGCCTGGTACCACCAGCGCTGCGGGCGTAAAAGCGAAATTCCTTAAAGAAATCATCTTAGGTGAAGCGACTGTTGCTGAAATCAGCGCTGATTTCGCCTTTGAATTACTTTCGCACATGAAAGGCGGCCCTTCTATTGAAGTGTTGCTTGACCTAGTGATTGACGGCACTGACGCAGCCATCGCTAAACAAGCGGCCGACGTACTTAAGACTCAAGTCTTCTTATACGACGCCGATACCGCGCGCTTAAAGGCGGCCTTCGAAAAAGGCTGCCCAATCTGTAAAGACATTCTAGAGAGCTACGCAAAAGCCGAGTTCTTTACCAACTTGCCAGAAATCGACGCGAAAATCGACGTTGTGGCCTTTATTGCAGGTGAAGGCGATATCTCGACCGACTTACTTTCTCCGGGTAACCAAGCGCACTCGCGTGCCGACCGCGAGCTTCATGGCCAGTGCATGATCACGCCAGAAGCCCAACAGGAAATCGCTGCGCTACAAAAGAAACACCCTAACGCAAAAGTTATGCTGATCGCCGAGAAAGGCACCATGGGTGTGGGTTCTTCGCGTATGTCCGGTGTGAACAACGTAGCCTTGTGGGCCGGTAAGCAAGCGAGCCCCTACGTTCCGTTTATCAACATAGCGCCTGTAGTTGCTGGTACTAACGGCATATCGCCTATCTTCTTAACTACCGTTGGCGTAACTGGCGGTATCGGTCTTGACCTTAAAAACTGGGTTAAGAAGACCGACGAAGCTGGCAACGTAGTTAAAGATGAAAACGGCGATCCAGTATTAGAAGAAGCATATTCAGTTGCCACTGGCACTGTTTTGACCATCGATACCAAAGCTAAGAAGCTTTACAACGGCGACCAAGAGCTTGTTGACGTAGCCTCTGCTTTCACACCACAAAAAGTGGAATTCATGAAAGCCGGCGGTTCTTACGCGGTTGTATTCGGTAAGAAGCTACAAACTCTAGCAGCAGAAACCTTGGGTGTTGAAGCGCCATTGGTTTACGCACCAGCGAAAGAAATCAGCATTGAAGGCCAAGGCCTTACCGCGGTAGAAAAAATCTTCAACCGCAATGCAGTGGGCGTAGCCTCAGAAGCTAACTTACACGCAGGTTCCGACGTACGCGTTAAAGTGAACATCGTGGGCTCGCAAGACACCACCGGCCCAATGACTGCGCAAGAGCTAGAAGCCATGGCCGCTTCAACTATCTCGTCCGACGTAGATGCCGGCTACCAGTCTGGTTGTCACACCGCTTCTGTTTGGGACAAAAAAGCGCAAGCGAACATCCCCAAGCTAATGAAGTTCATGAACGACTTTGGTTTGATCACGGCGCGTGACCCGAAAGGCGATTACCACGCAATGACCGACGTGATCCACAAGGTGCTTAACGACCTGACCATCGACGACCGCGCCATCATCATCGGTGGTGACTCGCACACCCGTATGTCTAAGGGTGTCGCTTTCGGTGCAGACTCAGGTACCGTTGGCTTGGCATTGGCCACCGGTGAAGCCACCATGCCAATCCCAGAGTCAGTCAAAGTGACTTTCAAAGGCAAAATGGCCAGCCACATGGACTTCCGCGACGTGGTACACGCGACTCAAGCGCAAATGCTTAAGCAATTTGGCGGCGAGAACGTGTTCCAAGGGCGTATCATTGAAGTACATATCGGTACTTTGTTAGCTGACCAAGCCTTCACCTTTACCGACTGGACTGCAGAGATGAAGGCTAAAGCCTCTATCTGTATCTCTAATGACGAAACCTTGATCGAGTCTATCGAGCTTGCGAAGAGCCGTATCCAGATCATGATCGACAAAGGCATGGATAACGCAGCTAAGACCCTTGCTGGCCTTATCAAGCTTGCGGACGAGCGTATTGCAGGTATCAAGTCTGGCGAGCAGCCAGCACTGGCACCGGACAACAACGCTAAGTACCACGCTGAAGTCTTGGTTGATTTAGACCAAATCGCCGAGCCTATGATCGCTGACCCAGACGTTAACAACGACGACGTGTCTAAGCGCTACACCCACGATGTCATCCGTCCGGTTTCCTTCTACGAAGGCCGCCCGGTAGACCTTGGTTTTGTTGGCTCCTGTATGGTGCACAAAGGCGACATGCAGATCATCGCGCAAATGCTTCGCAACCTAGAGAAGCAAGGCGAAATCACCTTTAAGGCGCCACTTGTTGTTGCACCACCAACCTACAACATTGTTGATGAGCTGAAAGCCGAAGGCGATTGGGCAATCCTTGAAAAATACGCAGGTTTCGTATTTGACGATGCCAATCCTAAAGGCGAAGCGCGTACCAAGTACGACAACATCCTTTACCTAGAGCGCCCAGGCTGCAACCTTTGTATGGGTAACCAAGAAAAAGCCGAGCCAGGTGATACCGTTATCGCCACTTCGACTCGCCTATTCCAAGGCCGCGTTGTTGCTGACTCTGCAGAGAAGAAAGGTGAGTCACTACTTGGCTCTACTCCGCTTGTTGTGCTATCTGCCATCTTGGGCCGTTTCCCAACGATTGCAGAGTACACCGCAGCTGTTGAAGGCATCGACCTAACTCGCTTCGCGCCTCCGAGTGAAGAGTTAACAACCGAGCCATCGGCTGAGCCTGTACGCATTGTTGGCTAA
- a CDS encoding peptidylprolyl isomerase, whose protein sequence is MITLHTNFGDIVLELDFEKAPKTAANFKQYAEDGHYSGTIFHRVIDGFMVQGGGFDEDMLQKDTREPVENEADNGLKNDKGTIAMARTMDPHSASAQFFINIKDNDFLNFSSKDSQGWGYCVFGKVTEGMDVVDKIRLVKTGSMMGHQDVPVEPVIIEKVSVA, encoded by the coding sequence ATGATCACTCTTCATACAAACTTTGGTGATATTGTCCTCGAACTCGACTTTGAAAAGGCACCAAAGACCGCTGCCAACTTCAAGCAATACGCCGAAGATGGCCACTACAGTGGCACTATTTTCCACCGTGTCATTGATGGCTTTATGGTACAAGGCGGTGGTTTTGATGAAGACATGCTGCAAAAAGACACTCGCGAGCCAGTAGAAAACGAAGCTGATAATGGCCTAAAGAACGACAAAGGCACCATTGCGATGGCTCGTACCATGGATCCACACAGTGCCAGCGCTCAGTTTTTTATCAACATTAAAGATAACGACTTCTTAAACTTCAGCTCTAAAGACAGCCAAGGCTGGGGTTATTGTGTATTTGGTAAAGTCACTGAAGGCATGGACGTGGTTGATAAAATCCGCCTTGTCAAAACCGGCAGCATGATGGGCCACCAAGATGTACCTGTTGAGCCCGTGATTATTGAGAAAGTAAGCGTCGCTTAA
- a CDS encoding tRNA-(ms[2]io[6]A)-hydroxylase, with protein sequence MSQITEAIHAFLLCPTPDAWIEWAKGEPETMLIDHANCEKKAAGTALNLMYRYIDDFELLNKMSRLAREELRHFEQVIAIMKKRGIKYKPVSASRYAAELRKPISTYEPKRLIDTLIVGAIIEARSCERFEKLAPYLDEELQKFYLSLLKSEARHFEDYLKLAQKTAGEESIEPRVQEFLELERSLIESTDGEFRFHSGVQA encoded by the coding sequence ATGAGCCAAATTACCGAAGCGATCCACGCCTTTCTTTTATGCCCAACCCCAGATGCTTGGATAGAGTGGGCCAAAGGTGAACCTGAAACCATGCTGATAGATCACGCCAACTGTGAGAAAAAAGCAGCAGGCACCGCACTTAATCTTATGTATCGCTACATAGACGACTTTGAGTTATTAAACAAAATGTCACGTTTGGCTCGCGAAGAGCTGCGTCATTTTGAGCAAGTGATTGCAATCATGAAAAAGCGCGGTATTAAATACAAGCCGGTCTCGGCGTCGCGCTATGCTGCAGAGTTACGTAAGCCCATCAGCACTTATGAACCTAAGCGTTTGATTGACACCTTGATTGTTGGTGCGATTATCGAAGCGCGTTCTTGTGAACGTTTTGAAAAGCTTGCGCCATATTTGGATGAGGAACTGCAGAAGTTTTACTTATCACTGCTTAAGTCTGAAGCGCGACATTTTGAAGATTATTTGAAACTGGCGCAAAAGACAGCCGGTGAAGAAAGTATCGAGCCTCGTGTGCAGGAGTTTTTAGAGTTAGAGCGTTCTTTAATTGAGAGTACAGACGGTGAGTTTCGCTTTCACTCCGGGGTCCAGGCTTAA
- a CDS encoding DUF1289 domain-containing protein: MTIIARALSPCVGICSTGIGDSVCRGCKRFMNEVIDWNSYSEEQRQLIVQRLSSLVRQVAEPLVEIYDEALLKQSLDFQKVRYDKTAGPYLWLHELLQVGASTIASLEPFGCRIKSAYQGWSLSEIKQQIDRDFYTLSEVHFERYFQHHSD, from the coding sequence TTGACCATCATTGCACGCGCTTTAAGCCCTTGTGTGGGTATTTGTTCAACAGGTATTGGCGATTCCGTTTGTCGTGGCTGTAAGCGTTTTATGAATGAGGTGATCGACTGGAATAGCTACAGCGAGGAGCAGAGGCAGCTGATCGTGCAACGCCTAAGCAGCTTGGTTCGCCAAGTGGCCGAGCCCCTTGTTGAGATCTATGACGAGGCTTTGCTTAAACAAAGCCTCGACTTTCAAAAGGTGAGATACGATAAAACCGCTGGTCCTTATTTGTGGTTACACGAGCTCTTGCAGGTCGGGGCTTCGACTATTGCAAGCCTTGAGCCTTTTGGCTGCAGAATAAAGTCGGCTTATCAAGGCTGGAGCCTGAGCGAAATCAAGCAGCAGATAGACCGCGATTTTTATACTCTGTCTGAAGTGCACTTTGAACGCTACTTTCAGCATCATTCTGATTAG